Proteins from one Romboutsia sp. CE17 genomic window:
- the rplT gene encoding 50S ribosomal protein L20, which translates to MARVKKAMNARKKHKKVLKLAKGFIGSRSKLYRPANTFVMKALKNAYIGRKLKKRDFRKLWIQRINAATRMHGLSYSRFMNGLKLAGVEVNRKMLSEMAIQDPQGFAKLVEVAKSKLA; encoded by the coding sequence ATGGCAAGAGTTAAAAAAGCTATGAACGCTCGTAAAAAGCATAAAAAAGTATTAAAACTTGCAAAAGGATTCATAGGATCTAGAAGCAAATTATATAGACCAGCAAATACTTTCGTAATGAAAGCATTAAAGAACGCATATATAGGTAGAAAGTTAAAGAAGAGAGACTTCAGAAAACTTTGGATACAAAGAATAAACGCTGCAACTAGAATGCACGGATTATCTTATTCAAGATTCATGAACGGATTAAAATTAGCAGGTGTTGAAGTTAACAGAAAGATGTTATCTGAAATGGCTATACAAGATCCTCAAGGATTTGCTAAATTAGTAGAAGTTGCTAAGTCAAAATTAGCTTAA
- the infC gene encoding translation initiation factor IF-3 has protein sequence MLADDLYHSLFLIYIKFWRCPTISKELSINDQIRDKEIRVISETGEQLGVMSTKEAQALASNKNLDLVKISPNANPPVCKIMDYGKYKYEQARKEKEARKNQKTITVKEIRLRPGIESNDLQTKANNAIKFLKKGDKVKVELRFRGRELGHKDIGKEVMLKFIDIVKEFGEPTKAPAFEGNNMVVIIDPKK, from the coding sequence ATATTAGCGGATGATTTATATCATTCGCTTTTTTTAATATATATAAAATTTTGGAGGTGTCCCACCATTAGCAAAGAATTATCAATAAATGATCAAATAAGAGATAAGGAAATAAGAGTTATCTCAGAAACTGGAGAGCAACTTGGTGTAATGTCAACTAAGGAAGCTCAGGCATTAGCAAGCAATAAGAACTTAGATTTAGTTAAAATATCACCGAATGCTAATCCACCAGTTTGTAAAATAATGGATTACGGAAAGTACAAATACGAACAAGCAAGAAAAGAAAAAGAAGCAAGAAAAAACCAAAAGACAATAACAGTTAAAGAAATAAGACTTAGACCAGGTATAGAATCTAATGACTTACAAACTAAAGCAAATAATGCTATAAAGTTCCTTAAAAAAGGAGATAAGGTTAAAGTTGAACTTAGATTCAGAGGTAGAGAATTAGGACATAAAGATATTGGTAAAGAAGTAATGCTTAAGTTTATAGATATAGTAAAAGAGTTTGGAGAACCAACAAAAGCCCCTGCATTTGAGGGTAATAATATGGTTGTAATTATAGATCCAAAAAAATAG
- a CDS encoding TrkH family potassium uptake protein, with the protein MKSLLKKIMSYINSMHPAQIMVIGFAAVILLGAIILNLPIVTQSGESVGFINALFTATSAVCVTGLVVVDTATYWNHLGQIIIITLIQVGGLGFMTIATMFALLTKKKINLRERLLIQESLNQKDLSGLVKLTRYVILITFLIEGIGAILLSFTFIPQFGLGRGVWYSIFHAISAFCNAGFDLMGSVSGPFTSLISYVDNFMIVITISMLIILGGIGFPVMLDVINAKKFSKLNMHSKIVIITSGILIVIGTTLIFIVEFNNKNTLGTLSMPGKFLAALFQSVAARTAGFNTIDLPLLHESSLFIMMILMFIGASPASTGSGIKTTTLATLLITVKCFISGKSDIEVFERRISSSTITKAVGIFFIAVSLVVLGTLALSLTDPGFTLVECGFEIVSAIATVGSSIGGSPNLTAMGKIVVMIAMFIGRVGSLTIFIALLSKGARKKPPVRYPEGKIIVG; encoded by the coding sequence TTGAAATCTTTATTAAAAAAGATTATGAGCTACATAAATAGTATGCATCCAGCTCAGATCATGGTAATTGGATTTGCAGCTGTAATATTGCTTGGAGCTATTATATTAAATTTACCTATAGTGACTCAAAGTGGAGAGAGTGTAGGTTTTATAAATGCATTATTTACAGCTACATCTGCTGTATGTGTTACAGGATTAGTTGTAGTAGATACAGCTACATATTGGAATCATTTGGGGCAAATAATAATTATAACGCTAATACAAGTCGGTGGACTAGGGTTTATGACCATAGCAACAATGTTTGCTTTATTAACAAAAAAGAAAATTAACTTAAGAGAAAGATTATTAATCCAAGAATCTTTAAATCAAAAAGATTTATCTGGATTAGTTAAGCTTACTAGATATGTGATTTTAATAACATTTTTAATAGAGGGAATTGGAGCGATTTTATTATCATTTACTTTTATCCCACAATTTGGATTGGGAAGAGGAGTATGGTATAGTATATTCCATGCAATATCAGCCTTTTGTAATGCAGGATTTGATTTAATGGGGTCTGTAAGTGGACCATTTACATCATTAATATCATATGTAGATAATTTTATGATTGTTATTACAATATCGATGCTTATAATATTAGGTGGTATAGGATTCCCTGTAATGCTAGATGTGATCAATGCTAAAAAGTTTTCAAAATTAAATATGCACTCGAAAATTGTAATAATTACAAGTGGTATTCTTATAGTGATAGGAACAACACTTATATTTATAGTAGAATTTAATAATAAAAATACATTAGGAACATTAAGTATGCCGGGTAAATTCTTAGCAGCATTATTCCAATCAGTTGCTGCAAGAACAGCTGGTTTTAATACAATAGACTTACCTTTATTACATGAAAGTAGTTTATTTATAATGATGATACTTATGTTTATAGGTGCTTCTCCAGCATCAACCGGTAGTGGTATAAAAACAACTACATTAGCAACTTTATTGATAACTGTTAAGTGCTTTATATCAGGGAAATCAGATATAGAAGTGTTTGAAAGAAGAATAAGTTCATCTACTATAACAAAAGCTGTAGGTATATTTTTTATAGCTGTATCTCTTGTAGTATTAGGAACTTTAGCCTTATCATTAACTGATCCAGGATTTACTTTAGTTGAATGTGGATTTGAGATAGTATCAGCAATAGCTACAGTAGGTTCAAGTATAGGAGGTAGCCCGAATTTAACAGCTATGGGTAAAATTGTGGTAATGATAGCTATGTTTATAGGAAGGGTTGGATCCTTAACTATATTTATTGCATTGCTTTCAAAAGGAGCTAGAAAAAAACCTCCTGTTAGATACCCTGAAGGAAAAATAATAGTAGGATAA
- a CDS encoding potassium channel family protein, producing the protein MKQYIVIGCGRFGASVATTMHLLGHQVMAIDKNEEIIQNISDKVTHAAIVDVTDEAALRSLGLGNFDVAIVAIGSDIRASIMGTLIAKEMGVPHIVCKAKDELQAKVLYKIGADRVVFPERDMGVRVAHNLVSDNILDHIELDPEYSIVEIVTPNKWVGKTLIELDLRAKYEITVLAIKSGKKINVTPSPQEELNAGSILVVIGQNSSISSIASENKDLIRRK; encoded by the coding sequence ATGAAACAATATATAGTTATTGGTTGTGGAAGATTTGGTGCATCAGTAGCTACTACAATGCATCTATTAGGCCATCAAGTTATGGCTATAGATAAAAATGAAGAAATAATACAAAATATATCAGATAAAGTTACTCATGCTGCAATTGTAGATGTTACAGATGAAGCTGCTTTAAGATCTTTAGGATTAGGAAACTTTGATGTTGCTATAGTTGCAATAGGATCAGATATAAGAGCATCTATAATGGGTACTCTTATAGCTAAGGAGATGGGTGTACCTCATATAGTATGTAAGGCAAAGGATGAATTACAAGCGAAGGTTCTTTACAAGATAGGTGCAGACAGAGTAGTGTTCCCAGAGAGAGATATGGGAGTAAGGGTTGCACATAATCTAGTATCAGATAATATATTAGATCATATTGAACTAGATCCAGAATATTCAATAGTAGAGATCGTAACTCCTAACAAATGGGTAGGTAAAACTTTAATAGAATTGGATTTAAGAGCTAAATATGAAATAACAGTACTTGCTATAAAATCTGGAAAGAAAATCAATGTTACACCTTCTCCACAAGAAGAGTTGAATGCAGGTAGTATTTTAGTTGTAATTGGTCAAAATAGTAGTATAAGTTCAATTGCTTCAGAAAATAAAGATTTAATTAGGAGAAAATAA
- the rpmI gene encoding 50S ribosomal protein L35, which yields MPKMKTHRGAAKRFKKTGTGKLKRAKAFKRHILTKKNAKTKMNLRKSAIVSEGDARRIAQLLPY from the coding sequence ATGCCAAAAATGAAAACTCATAGAGGTGCTGCTAAAAGATTCAAGAAGACTGGAACTGGAAAGTTAAAGAGAGCTAAAGCTTTCAAAAGACATATACTAACTAAGAAAAATGCTAAGACTAAGATGAACTTAAGAAAGTCTGCAATAGTTAGCGAAGGCGATGCTAGAAGAATAGCACAATTATTACCATACTAA
- a CDS encoding ATP-dependent metallopeptidase FtsH/Yme1/Tma family protein encodes MKMLNNFLKKFNNPVPVFAQTKLEKETQNEDTSSTKPKTTFIDVAGLDEVKEELFEIVDFMKFPDKYQKMGAKIPKGVLFYGPPGTGKTLLASAVAGETNSSFFNVTGSEFVEKYVGVGAKRVRTLFEKARKEAPSIIFIDEIDAIGAKRHLESNNEKDQTLNQLLVEMDGFNKDSNVIIIGATNRLDLLDEALLRPGRFDRHIHIGSPNFHTRYEILKVHTNNKPLDPAVDLELLAKKTHGFNGAHLSNIANEAAIFAVRDNSPIITAVHFDKALERVIAGLESKNSTLIEKEKNIVSYHEAGHALVSNILGICPIQKISIVPRGEALGYVLQLPDEDRYIYTKDELIGKIKILLAGKASEEIIFNHQSTGAKDDLKKVTDIANQMVCEYGMSKLGFMTIDGNVKTFLSEQVQKEANEIVQNCYKDTLKLLKNNINDLHIVSKYLFDKETMTHEELKSLITKEMVN; translated from the coding sequence ATGAAAATGTTAAATAATTTTTTAAAAAAATTTAATAATCCTGTTCCAGTATTTGCTCAAACAAAACTAGAAAAGGAAACCCAAAACGAAGATACAAGTAGTACAAAACCTAAGACTACATTTATAGATGTAGCTGGACTAGATGAAGTGAAAGAGGAGCTCTTTGAAATAGTAGATTTTATGAAGTTTCCAGATAAATATCAAAAAATGGGTGCTAAAATTCCTAAAGGAGTTTTATTTTACGGCCCTCCTGGTACTGGTAAAACACTTCTTGCATCTGCCGTAGCCGGAGAAACTAATTCCTCATTTTTTAATGTAACAGGTTCTGAATTTGTAGAAAAGTATGTAGGTGTTGGTGCTAAACGTGTTAGGACCTTATTTGAAAAAGCACGTAAAGAAGCACCTAGTATTATTTTCATTGACGAAATAGATGCTATAGGAGCAAAAAGACATTTAGAGAGTAATAATGAAAAAGATCAAACACTAAATCAACTTTTAGTTGAAATGGACGGTTTTAATAAAGATTCTAACGTTATAATAATTGGTGCAACAAATAGATTAGATTTATTAGATGAAGCACTACTTAGACCTGGAAGATTTGATAGACATATTCATATTGGATCTCCTAACTTTCATACAAGATATGAAATACTAAAAGTTCACACTAATAATAAACCATTAGATCCTGCTGTAGATTTAGAACTTTTAGCTAAAAAAACTCATGGCTTCAATGGTGCCCACTTATCTAATATAGCTAATGAAGCTGCTATTTTCGCAGTAAGAGATAATAGTCCAATTATAACAGCAGTTCATTTTGATAAAGCGTTAGAGAGAGTTATAGCAGGATTAGAATCAAAAAACTCAACACTAATAGAAAAAGAGAAGAATATTGTTTCTTATCATGAAGCTGGACACGCTCTAGTTAGTAACATATTAGGTATTTGTCCTATACAAAAAATTTCTATAGTTCCTAGAGGAGAGGCCTTAGGTTATGTACTTCAACTTCCTGATGAAGATAGATATATCTATACTAAAGATGAATTAATAGGTAAGATAAAAATTCTTTTAGCTGGAAAAGCATCCGAAGAAATAATATTCAACCATCAATCTACCGGTGCTAAAGATGATTTAAAAAAAGTTACAGATATAGCTAACCAGATGGTTTGTGAATATGGTATGAGTAAATTAGGATTTATGACGATTGACGGAAATGTTAAAACATTTTTATCTGAACAAGTTCAAAAAGAAGCGAATGAAATTGTTCAAAACTGCTATAAGGATACTTTAAAATTATTAAAAAATAATATAAATGATCTACATATAGTTTCAAAATATTTATTTGACAAGGAAACTATGACACATGAAGAACTAAAATCACTAATAACGAAAGAAATGGTTAACTAA